The Chlorocebus sabaeus isolate Y175 chromosome 9, mChlSab1.0.hap1, whole genome shotgun sequence genome includes a window with the following:
- the MSANTD7 gene encoding zinc finger and SCAN domain containing 29 isoform X2, giving the protein MARLGVSGEPSPCTSTSRSTPGVASTPQTPVSSSRAGFVSGGDRPLTSEPPPRWARRRRRSVARTIAAELAENRRLARELSKREEEKLDRLIAIGEEASAQQDTANELRRDAVIAVRRLATAVEEATGAFQLGLEKLLQRLISNTKS; this is encoded by the coding sequence ATGGCCAGACTGGGTGTGTCTGGGGAGCCCAGCCCCTGCACCAGCACCAGCCGCAGCACTCCTGGGGTAGCCTCCACACCGCAGACTCCAGTCTCCTCTTCGAGAGCTGGTTTTGTTTCTGGTGGGGATAGGCCCTTGACCAGTGAGCCCCCTCCAAGGTGGGCAAGGCGAAGAAGGCGGTCAGTGGCCAGGACTATTGCAGCCGAGTTGGCAGAAAACAGGCGATTGGCACGAGAACTCTCAAAGCGGGAGGAAGAAAAACTGGACAGGCTGATTGCTATTGGTGAGGAGGCCAGTGCTCAGCAAGACACTGCCAATGAGCTCCGCAGGGATGCTGTCATCGCAGTCAGACGTTTGGCAACAGCAGTGGAAGAGGCAACTGGTGCTTTTCAGCTAGGTCTTGAAAAATTGCTTCAGAGGTTGATTTCGAATACCAAAAGCTAG
- the MSANTD7 gene encoding zinc finger and SCAN domain containing 29 isoform X1 encodes MASANSSAGIRWSRQETRTLLSILGEAEYIQRLQTVHHNADVYQAVSKRMQQEGFRRTERQCRSKFKVLKALYLKAYVAHATSMGEPPHCPFYDTLDQLLRNQIVTDPDNLMEDAAWAKHCDQNLVASDAPGEEGTGILKSKRTQAADHQPMLKTVKESDEDCQLRISDRIQETSDLEDSWDESSGAGCSQGTPSYSSSHSLYRGAVAPCQSSPMARLGVSGEPSPCTSTSRSTPGVASTPQTPVSSSRAGFVSGGDRPLTSEPPPRWARRRRRSVARTIAAELAENRRLARELSKREEEKLDRLIAIGEEASAQQDTANELRRDAVIAVRRLATAVEEATGAFQLGLEKLLQRLISNTKS; translated from the exons ATGGCCAGTGCCAATAGCAGTGCGGGCATCCGGTGGTCCAGACAGGAGACACGAACTCTTCTCTCCATACTAGGCGAGGCAGAGTATATTCAGCGCCTCCAGACTGTGCATCACAATGCAGATGTCTATCAGGCTGTGTCTAAGCGAATGCAGCAGGAGGGCTTCCGCCGCACCGAACGTCAGTGCCGTTCCAAGTTTAAAGTTCTGAAGGCATTATATTTAAAGGCCTATGTTGCCCATGCCACAAGTatgggtgagccaccacactgtcCATTTTATGATACGTTGGATCAGCTTCTCCGAAATCAGATAGTGACTGACCCAGACAACTTAATGGAGGATGCTGCTTGGGCCAAGCACTGTGATCAGAATTTAGTGGCCTCTGACGCCCCAGGGGAAGAGGGAACCGGCATTCTAAAATCAAAAAGGACTCAGGCAGCTGATCATCAGCCTATGTTGAAAACAGTTAAGGAATCAGATGAGGATTGTCAGCTAAGAATCAGTGACCGGATACAAGAAACCAGTGACCTCGAGGACTCCTGGGATGAATCCTCGGGTGCAG gGTGCTCTCAAGGGACCCCCAGCTACAGCAGCTCCCACAGCCTTTACAGAGGTGCAGTTGCTCCCTGTCAGAGCAGCCCCATGGCCAGACTGGGTGTGTCTGGGGAGCCCAGCCCCTGCACCAGCACCAGCCGCAGCACTCCTGGGGTAGCCTCCACACCGCAGACTCCAGTCTCCTCTTCGAGAGCTGGTTTTGTTTCTGGTGGGGATAGGCCCTTGACCAGTGAGCCCCCTCCAAGGTGGGCAAGGCGAAGAAGGCGGTCAGTGGCCAGGACTATTGCAGCCGAGTTGGCAGAAAACAGGCGATTGGCACGAGAACTCTCAAAGCGGGAGGAAGAAAAACTGGACAGGCTGATTGCTATTGGTGAGGAGGCCAGTGCTCAGCAAGACACTGCCAATGAGCTCCGCAGGGATGCTGTCATCGCAGTCAGACGTTTGGCAACAGCAGTGGAAGAGGCAACTGGTGCTTTTCAGCTAGGTCTTGAAAAATTGCTTCAGAGGTTGATTTCGAATACCAAAAGCTAG